The genomic stretch ACCTGGAAGGGCCTTGTGCAACCAGTATTCTTTGGCCGTCTGCTACTGAAGATGTCCAATCGCATGATCACCATTTGATTATTACTGTTATTGACGACAATCTTTCAGAGGTCAATACCTCTATCTTGCTAACAAAAGTAACGGCCGCTCTACTGTCTGTCTGTAAAGAAGCGATAGGTGTTTTATGGAGCAACGCGTCCATGGTTGTTCCCAAGGACATGTTTATCAAGTTCGCAGAGGAAGTGCTTCCTCATGGGCCTCCGGTGCATATTTGGGTTGATTTTCGGGTGGGGGATGGTGATGCAAACCTCTCATCAGGATTTACCTCCGGACTCGACGCTCTGGGGCTAATGGATATAGTGGCTACGGAGACGCCTGAGTCAGTCGCAGGTTTAAGAGAGCGGCTGACAGGTTTGGCCGGCTACCTTATTTCTAACGGTCTGGTCATCAATGATGGCGATACTATTGGCCATGATGAAGATGAGTTGATAAGGGTTGTTTATGGCGATTCTGAATTTGGCCATGAAAAACAAGTGATGCTTCTCAAGTACGGAAATGAGGAAAAGAAGTCCAAGTTTAAGTTCTGGTGAGGAAGGTTCGTACCTTACAGAGGGGCAATTTTAGCCCCTCTGTATTTTCTTGGAACTTATTGGGATGCAGGGGCATTACCCAAACGGATATCAATGCGAGATGGTGTAGCAATATCGAAGAAAGCTGATAATCCAAATGAAAAGGTTAATGTGACTGTGGATTGATGCGACCCGAAGGCGCGAGAGGTTTAATGGCTGAGGGTTCTAACGATGTTTGCGCGATGATAGGCTGTATAGTGGAAAATAAAGGGTGTTACTTATAATGAAGATGGCAATCATCAAGCGAAGTTTGTGCTTGGGGCTGTTACTAGGATGCGTGGTTGGCTCTTTTTGTACCTATGCGGCTTGGAGCCATAACCCACAAATGCGCTTTCACTCATCGGATTTTATAAACTACAGTGAGCTGACCCTTATTTGGCTATCAGGTTTTTTATCGGGAACGCTCGTTGTCAGTGTGACGACTTTTGCGTTACATTCAATCGCTGCCAAGCTGCTGACCAAGCGTAACTGATAGCGTTTTTTCTTTAAGGCCAGTCTGGACCCCTCCCTGATTGATGAGGGAAAAGGGGTATGCTCTTTGGTTGGATATAAAGGTCCCCTTTAACTTAAGTTGGCTGGCTCAACAAAGGACTATGCAAGTCTTCTGCTATGAGGTTTATCTTCTTATCAACGGTTTTTTCTCTTTCTCCGTAATGTGGAAAGGGCGTCTGGCCCGTCTTTTTCTGGCGGCTTAGGCTGCGAGCACAGGATAGTTTTAACTCTGTAGAGGTGTTTATGCATGAGTATGTTTTTATCCTTCCTATTATGTTGTTCTTGCTGTTAGGGGTGATGAGCCCAGGGCCCAGTTTTCTTTTGGTGGCGCAAACTGCGATGTCGAGGTCCCGTACTGAGGCCATGGGGGTGGCGATTGGAATGGGGCTAGGGGCGACGTTGTTCGCGGTGGTCGCCTGTTATGGGCTGTTTGCCTTGATTGCCATGGTGCCTTGGTTATATGCCCTACTTAAAGTGATCGGCGGTGTCTACTTGTGCTTTCTGGCAATAAAGATGTGGAAATCCGCCGGGCAAGATACCCCAGGCCGCACAGCCCTAAGTTCCAGGGCTGGGTTTTTGAAGATGCTGTTTGCTGGGTTCATTACTCAAGTCAGTAATCCTAAAACAGCACTGGTATTTGGTAGCGCTTTTGCGGCTTTTTTGCCCAAAGAGGTACCGGATTATTCGGTCTTGATTGTCAGCGTATCGGCTTTGCTGATTGACTCGGGCTGGTACATTATCGTAGCTATGCTGTTGTCCACCCCTGGTGCCCAGGCGGCTTATGGGAAATTCAAGAAGCATCTTTGCCGGCTTGCCGGCGGCTTTATGGCTGCCATGGGTGTAAAGCTCTTTTTAACCCAGCCGTGACCTTGAACTGTTCCTGCTGTGGGCTGCTATGGCAGCCTTGCTGCCCGAATTGTGATCTGGATTAGATAAGATGACCGAACAAGAAAAGATGCTTTCAGGGGAATATTATGACCCCAGTGATGCAGAGCTTGTTGCATTGCGCCTCAAAGCCCGGCTACTGACGGAAAAGCTAAATCAGACCAGCGTTAGCGAAGCCGACGAGAGAGCCGCGATTATCAAGACGCTGTTTGGTGCGACCGGGAGTCGTATCCAGGTTGAGTCAACCTTCCAATGTGACTATGGCAAAAACATCTTTGTTGGCGACAATTTTTTCGCCAATTTTGGCTGCGTCATTCTCGATGTAGCTGCGGTGCGGATAGGTGACAACTGCTTTATCGCACCGCAAGTAGGGATTTATACCGCGTCACACCCCATCGACCCCGTTGAACGAGTCAGCGGTTTGGAGTTCGGCAAGCCGGTCACCATAGGGCATAACTGTTGGATTGGTGGGCATGCCACCATTAACCCAGGGGTCACTCTAGGCGACAATGTCGTGGTCGCTTCGGGGGCTGTTGTTACCAAGAGCTTTGGTGACAACCTGGTCATAGGTGGCAACCCCGCTACCGTACTCAAGAAAATATAGGGCTGCGGCTGCCCAAGCCCTATAGGCCCGGAGCGGGCTGCTATGGCGCTTTTGCAAAGGCCTTATCGAATACTTTCGCAAGGGGGCCTAAGAGCTGCCCATGAAATCGGCTGCTGTTCCCTATGGCACGGTTTTTATTTACCTGTTTACCTTGGGCTACTCGATGTTTTTTGCCTACAGGGTGACAGGGAATGCATTGGGGAAGGTGCGGATAATCCAATTGGAAGCCTATGGCGGTATCAGGCTGTCCCATCTTCGAAACCTTGAGTTGTGGCGCCTAGTGGCGTCGCAGCCGATACCTGCCAAGGTGCTTCACAGATTGTACAACATCATGGTCTTTGCCTTGAGCGATACCTGGGTGCCATTTAGTAGGAATAATGCAATTGAATCAGATAAGAAAAGGCAGCGGAAACTACCTGGTATTAGTGCATGGCGCACTGACGGATGGTGCCATGTGGCTGCCCCATATGGCGTACTTGGCTGCCCACTTCGAGGTTGTGTCCATAAGCTTGCGCCATTTCGAACGGCCCGAAGAGGGAAGTTTTGGCTTAAACAGCCATGCCGACGACCTTGGCAAGGTTATAAGTGCGCTGCTTGAGGAGAAGCCGGTCAGCGTAGTGGCTTGGTCCTATGGTGCTGATGTGGTGCTCAACATGCTGGCAAAGCAGGCCATGCCCCTGGCAAAGGTGTTTCTTTATGAACCCGGCTATCCTGGCTGCGTCAAGGAAGAGGCAATGGGGGCCTGGCTGGAGGATGCCAATGCCATCTTTGGCGCTGTCTTCGAGCACTTTGGGCATGGACACCTGGAGCAGGCTGTCGAAGCCCTGATCGACGGCACAGGAAACAGGCCGGGGTATTTTCAAGCCCAGCCTGACGATGTCAAAGCTTTGCAACTGTCAAAGGCCTTTACCTTGGCCCAGCAACTGCACCAGCAGGAACAGCCACAACTTGACCCTCAACGGGTTGCCCAGATCGAGACTCCCATCATCTTGGGGCATGGCAGTGCCACCAGGGACATGTTCAAGTTGGTGACAAGGCATACTGCGGCAACATCAGAGCGGTTCCAGCTGCTCGAGGCGGCAGGGCAGGGGCATATGCTCCCCCAGGCAGACCCTGAGGCTTTTTCCCGTATGGTGGTTGAGGCGCTTGCGGCCCCCGCCCAAGAAGGCTGCAAGGCCCCAATCTAGGCCGGTGCCGGTGAAGAGGCCAAGGCGCCCCCTGACAGGGAACGCGCCGTTTCTCATCAAACCGGCTTCGGCGATGGGCACCGGGGGAGGAATACCTTAACCTGTGGGCTGCTGCCAGGCGTGTTGCCTGCTGCGCACCGATGATTTTTCCAATCGATAAGGCGGCCAAGGGCGACCATGAAGATATACGGCGATATACAGTCTGGGAATTGCTACAAGGTGAAGTTGCTTTGCGCCTTGTTGGGGATTGAGCACCAGTGGGTGCCTGTCGATATCCTGGCCGGCGACACGGCGGCCGCTGAATTTTTGAGCAAGAACCCCAACGGTAAAATTCCGTTGCTCGAGTTGGACGACGGCCGCTGTCTTTCGGAGTCCAACGCCATCCTAAACTATCTGGCTTACGGCAGTGAGCTGCTGCCCACAGACCCGTTCTTGCTGGCAAAGGTGCAGCAATGGCAGTTCTTCGAACAATACAGCCACGAACCCTTTATTGCCGTTGCGCGTTTTATTGCCAAGTACCTTGGCTTGCCAGAGGAACGCCGCGCTGATTTCGAATCCAAGCAGCAGGGTGGGCATAAGGCCTTGACGGTGATGGAGACGCAGCTTGGGAAAACCCCTTACTTAACCGGGGACAAGCTGACCACGGCTGATATCGCCCTGTATGGCTACACCCATGTCGCCCATGAGGGTGGATTCGATCTCTCCCACTATCCTGCCATTCAGTCCTGGCTTGGCAGCATCGCTGGCCACCCCGGATATATCGCCATGGCATGAAAGGGCGGCAGGACGGTGGCAGGATAACGGCTGCACCCTGAACCTTGGAAAGGTAGAAACAAGGTGCCGCCTACTGTTTTTGCAAAATCATCGTCCTGTGGTCTTAGTTTTGGCCGGCCCTGCCAGATCCTTTTTTAAACACTTCAGGAGATGTTATGTCAGCAGTAAAGATGCAATCCTACCGAGACCTCTTCCTTTCGAGGCTGGATGTGTTGTCAGCCGTTTTGGATATGGCTGCCGGTCACTTTAAAGAGGAACAGGACAATATCCTTGGTTATCGGTTGATCGAGGATATGCTGCCTTTCGGTACCCAAATCGCTTATACCTGCAACCAGCCCAGGAATTTCGCTCTATGGTGCCAGGGCAAGGGGATGGACAATTTATCTCCCGAGGTCGGTACCGTGGCGCAGGCCAGAGACATCATCAACGAGACCAAGGGGCTGTTGGTGAAAGCCGAACTGGATGACAGCAAACTGCAAGAGATAAAGCGAGTTGATTTGGCCGATGGTCAATATTTGGCCTTGTCTGGCCCGGAGTACGTGGAAGACTTCCTGCTACCCAACCTGTACTTTCACCTGGTTGCTGCCTACAGCATCATGAGGATGAAGGGAGTCCCCCTGAGCAAAGTGAATTACATGCAGTATTTGGTCCCTAAACTGCAAGCCTGATAAGACAGTGATGCAACGAGGCTAGGGATATCCAGGAGCCGTTAAGGATGATGATCACCGGCACAGCCAGGGACACTGAGCTTGCCAAGCTTGGGCTGACAGAAGCGCTAGTAAAGCTGACCCAAGGTGAGTTTGTTCATGAGGACCTGGCGTTCAGATGCAGGGCGCTTCGTTACTCCCTTGAACCGGAGGACTTTTCACCGCCAGGGGTGGATGTGATCCCGCTGTGGGAGGGCGAGTCGTCCATTACCGGCTTTTATCTGGCCGATGCCAAGGCGCACTTTATCACCTATGACATAGAGGATATCGATATCCCTGAAAGTATCGGGGATTCTATTGCAGACCTTATCCATTACCTGGCAGCCGAGTATGGCGAGGATGAAGGGCAGCTCAAGGCCGTCTTGTGGCGCTAGGGGCACCTTGGCAAAGCGCCATGACCCCAGTAACTGAAAGGGAAATATAGACAGCATGGACGAGTGTGGATTAATGACGTTCGGGCATAAAGACAGTTTTGCCATAGAGATCGGTGAAAGCATCGCTGGCAGCCAGGGGCTTTTCGCACTGAACATATGGTTGCTGGGGCATCATGTGACCAGGGTGGATAATGTTGCCTACCTGGAAACCGTGCTGGCCCAAGCGCAAAAAGACCTTGTAGAAAATAGAAACCTCGAGCGCTTTTCCCGCTATTTCACTGGCCGGTCAGTGGTTGAGGCACATCTTTTTATACAGAGCACCAGAGATGAAGAGTCCTGCCATTTCGATATTGAAGACGACATTTACGCGCAGCAACAAATCTTAAACTGGGGCCCCAATACAGATAATGTTGCCTGCTTCCTTATTCCCATCGCCGGTACACTTTATGCCACTGTCCAGTTCTATGACAGCGAAGGAGAAGAAGGCATCTTCTACGGAAAAATGGATGCGGCGTATTTTCACAGTGTCGTCCAGGGGTTCATTGACGGCGGTAAAAAGCGGCTCTCAATGGGGTAAAAAATGCCTATCACGGGCATGAGCTGGGCTGTCACTTAAAGGCGCCACGCCTGGCAGAAGGCTCTGGCTTGGGCCTCTTTACAAGGAAGGGTTATGAAGTGCTTGGTTGTTGTATGCCACCCGTTGCAGGGCAGTCTTTGCCATTATCTGGCGAACCAGACCGTGGCGCATCTGGCTGCCAAAGGCTACCAGGTCGAGGTGTTGGATCTCTATGAGAAGGGGTTTGACCCCAGGCTGACCCAGCAGGAGAGGCAGAGCTACTATCAGGGCCAGTTTGATGGCCGTGCCTTGGCAGAGGAGCTTGACCAACTAACCCAGGCCCAGAGCCTGGTGCTGATCTTCCCCACCTGGTGGTTTGGCTTTCCGGCCATGCTCAAAGGCTGGTTTGACCGGGTTTGGGCGCCTGGCCATGCCTACCACCATGCCGCAGATTTAGGTGCCATCCAGCCGGGCCTTGGCAACCTCAAGGAGGTCAAGGTGGTGACTACCCTGGGATCTCCTTGGTGGGTGGACACCTTTGTACTGTGGCGGCCGGTAAAAAGGGTGCTCAAACTTGCCCTGCTGGGAGCCTGTGCCAAGGGCTGCAAGCTGGACATGCTGTCGTTTTACAAGAGTGAAAGCGCTGCCCCGGCCCGGGTCGAGCGATTTGTCCAAAAAATCAAACAGCGCTTTTAACCTAAACAAGGTCGCCGGGCAGTTGGTTGCTGGGCGCCGTTGCCTAGGCATGTTGTTATGCTGGTGACCGATACAGGGACGATTAAAAATAAAGGAGAACTGATGCACCTTGCACAGCTGAACATCGCCAAGGCCCGTTACAGCTTGGACGCCCCCGAGATTGCCGATTTCGTAGACAATCTGGCCCCCATCAATGCCCTGGCCGAAGCCAGTGACGGCTTTATTTGGCGTTTGAAAGATGACAGCGGCGACGCCACCGCCATAGAGGTGATGGGCGACCCGGACATCCTGGTCAACATGTCGGTCTGGGACAGCGTCGATGCCTTGAAAAATTTCATGTTCCGGACCCACCACCGGGATTTTCTGAGGCGAAAAAGCGAGTGGTTCCACCCGTCGGCGCAAGACACCTACGTGCTTTGGTGGGTGCCGGTGGGTCATATTCCCACTGTGGAAGAAGCCATGGCGAGGCTTGAGCACCTGCGGGACAAGGGGGACACCGCTTACGCCTTTACCTTTAAGAGTAATTTCCAGCCGGGCGACTTGGTCTTGGCTCAGCATCAGGCGGGTTAGGGAGTGGCGGTAATGCCAGCCCGGTTTGGCCAATCCTTGCCTAAGGCAACAGGCTAGGGCGTGGCCATGCAGATAGTGCCAAGGCACAAGGGCGACGACCAAGCCTGCAATAACCTCAGGGCCGCGCCGGACGAGGAGGTCATCTTGCACCTCGATGCGCTGCTCGAGTGCCTGCAAGACATCAACTGGCCTATTGCCGGCCCGGTGTCGGAGCGGCTGGCCTGCCTGGGCGTCGAGTTGGTGGAACCGGTTTTTCGGATCCTCAAAGGCGACGACGAGGTGTGGAAGTACTGGATAGTGTCGCACTTTTTGTACCAGGTGAAGTTCGAGGTGCTGGCCCGGCTCAGGTTCCTGCTGCATTCGATGCGTGCCCACCCCAGTCGCGCCGAGGTTGAAGAAGAAGTGCACGATGTTGTCTGCGCCCTGTTGCAGAACCGGCGCCATGGCTAGTGCCCGTGGCGGCCTTCAATGGTTGTCGCGGTAAAGGCGAAGCAGGAGGGGTATGAAGGCGGTATTGCAAGGCGAACGGGTGTACCTGCGGTCCATGACCAAGGCCGATGCGGCGGCGCTGTTCGCCATTTATGGCAGCGAAGCCACCATGGCTTTTGCCTCAGATCCGGCCTTTAGCTCCCTGGGTATGGTCTACCAGATGCTTGAGAGCGTAGCCCGGCTGGAAAGCAGCGGTGAGTCTTTGGAGTGGGCTATTGTCGAGAAGGCCAGGGGCAAGCTCATTGGGACCTGCGGCCTGCACAGCTTTACCCCGTCCCGGGCCGAGTGTGAGGTCGGCTGCCTGCTGAACCAGGCCTATTGGGGCCAGGGCTTGATGTCCGAGGCCTTAAGATTGTTGTTTGGCCATGCCAAGACCCTGGGCGTCTGCCGGCTGTTGGCCGATATCGACGCGCCCAACCACAATTCCATCCGGCTGTTCAAAGGCCTTGGCTTTGAGCAAGCAGGCCCTCTTTATCGCCTGGTGTTGATTGATGAGTCCCTGGCGGCCGGGCAGGCGCTCCCCGGCGGCAAGGCGGGGGCTGAGGGCGCCGGGAGTTGAGCTTGGTGAACGCCTTTGACAGGGCCTTGGGGCAGGGCATCTGCGCACAGCTGCCCTTAGCCCTTGAGGGCGTCGGGGTCGGCCCTGACGGTTTTAATGTCCTGCGCCGCCGCCCAGGCCTGCACGTCTTCGCGACGCAGGGCCGTTGCCATCAAGTCTGGAAATTGGTCCGGGGTGCAGGCAAAGACGGGTGAGCCCATGGCGGCAAAATCGGCGGCCAGTTGGCTGTCGTAGGCGGGGCGGCCGTCGTCGCTCAGGGCCAGCAGGGTGATGACGTTGACATCGTTACCGATAAGCCGGGCCACCCGGGCTTTGAGCTCCTCCTCATTGCCGCCCTCGAAGAGGTCGGTTATCAGGATGAGGTGGGTTTTAGCGGGGCGCTCTATCTTGGCCTGGCAGTAAGCCACCGCCTGGTTGATGTCGGTGCCGCCCCCCAATTGCACCCCGAACAGCACGCTGACCGGGTCGGCCAGATCGTCGGTCATATCGACGATAGCGGTGTCAAAACACACCAACTGGGTGCGCACCCCCGGCAAAGAGGCCATCACGGCGGCAAAAATGGCGCTGTAGACCACTGAGGTGGCCATGGAGCCGGATTGGTCCACACAGAGGATGACCTCATCCAGGTCCACCACCCGCCGGTTCTGGCGCATAAACCCCACCAGCTTTTCCGGGATCACCGTCTGGTACTGCTGCTGATAGTGGCGCAGGTTGGCACTGATGGTGCGGCCCCAATCGATGTCATTGAAGCGGGGCCTGAAGGTGCGCTTGGACTTGTTGATGGCGCCCCGCACCGACTCGGCGGTCTTGCGTTCCAGTTTCTCCATCAGCTGGGCCACCACCTTGGCGATAACCTGGCGGGCCGTGTCCAGGGTCTGTTCCGGCATGGCCGAACGCAGGCTGACAAGGTCCGCCACCAGGTGCACGTCGGCTTCCATGGCGGCCAGAAATTCCGGCTCCAGCAGCATTTGCTTGAGGCCCAAGCGTTCAAAGGCGTCGCGCTGCATCACCTGCACCACGCTGGTGGGGAAGAACTCGCGAATATCCCCCAGCCAGCGGGACACCTTGGGGGCAGAGCGGCCTAGGGACCCCCGGCCTTTGCCGCCGCCGCTGCCGTCACCGTCGTACAGGGCGTTGAGGGCCTGCATCAAACGTTGGTCCTGAGCCGCCAGGGCCGACTGGGGTTCGTCGGTGCCCAGCACCAGTCGCCAGCGGCGCTCGTTCTCGGCGCTGTCATTCAGGGGTGAGGGGTTTGCGTCCATGTCTTGTCTCTTTGAATGAGTTTACCCAGGCGTTGCAGGTGGCCTTGCCACTGCTCGCCAAGGGCGCTGTTGACCGTCAAGGTCAGTCCCTGTTGGCGGCCGTGCAGGACAGTGTCCATCAGCCGGCGGCGTTCCATGGCGTCAAGGCCGGAAAATACCCGGCGCAGCAAGGGCACATGGGCGATAAAGGCCTCTTCGTCCATGGCGCTGAGCCAATGGGTGACGGTTTCAAGGAGGCTAGGGTCATAAAGCAGCTGCTGGGTGGCGCCGGTAAAAAAGCCCTCGAAGAAGCGGGCGGCTTCGGCGGTGGCGATGGCCGGCGACAAGGCCACTTGCAAGGCGGCCTGGACCGAGGCGGCGTCTTTGATGTCGGCAAAATACAACAAGCGGTTGGCAAGGCCGGCCAGGGCCGGGCTGCTGTGGCCGTGCTCCGCTACCTGTCCAAGGGCCTCGAACCAGCCGCTGTTGATGGCGTCGTCCAACTGGGCCAGTTGGATGGCGTCATGGCTTTTCTCAATGAGGCGGCCAAGGGCGCCGGCCTCTTCGTCGTTGAGGTTACGGCAGGCGTAGGGCAGGGACACCGAGGCTTGCACCACCAGGCGCTGCAACAGGGCGTCAAGGTGGCTGGCCGACAACTGCCGGGCGGTGCCGTAGCGCTGAATTTGCACCAAAGACGGCACGGCGGCCAGCAGCTCGCTGCAATCGTCGGTGTGGGCGGCGCGGCTGTCGAGGAGCTTAAGGCCCTGGGCGGTGGCCTCCAGCAGGTCCGCCTCCAAGCCCAGTTGCACCAGTTCGGTGAGGCCGGCCAGGGTACTTTGGCCTTGCATCTTCTCGGCCAGGCAAGCGTTGGCGGCCTGGGCTATGGTGCTGCCATAGACCAGGTTTTCCACCAGCCGCACGCTAAATTCGGGCTGCCAGCACAGCAGCCAGCGCTCCCGGAAAGTGCCACGGCTGCCGCCAGCATTGGTCTGCAAGCCCCAGGGTACATCCAAGAGGGTCAGGCGGTGCAGCAAAATGGACTTGAGCAGGCCTGGCTCGGTGCGCAGATCCAGCGACAACTCCCGGCTGCTGGCCTCGGCTTTAAGGCGCAGGGCCTTCTTTTGTTTTTCCAGATCTTCCAGCAGCGGCAGCAAAGGCGAGTCGGGCGGCACGGCGCCCACCTGGCTGCCCAGCAGCAGCTCGTCTTCAATGCCCTGCCATTGCAGGGGTTCGCCAAAGCACAGGCAGGCAATGGCCGCTTCGCGCATTTCTTCAAAACCGGCGGCCGGGCGCTGGCGCACCGCGGCCAGGGTGCGGCTGAGGCGCACCGCTTCGATAACCGAGGCAGTAGACACCACCTGCCCTTGTTGGCGAAGGGCGGCGGCGGTTTTGGTGAGCCAGCTCTCCAGCACCCGGCCCGAGCTGCGGTGCTGCCAGAGGTGCTGGTACCACTGGGGCGCATCGACACCGGCGCCGTAGCCAGAGC from Gallaecimonas xiamenensis 3-C-1 encodes the following:
- a CDS encoding glutathione S-transferase family protein — protein: MKIYGDIQSGNCYKVKLLCALLGIEHQWVPVDILAGDTAAAEFLSKNPNGKIPLLELDDGRCLSESNAILNYLAYGSELLPTDPFLLAKVQQWQFFEQYSHEPFIAVARFIAKYLGLPEERRADFESKQQGGHKALTVMETQLGKTPYLTGDKLTTADIALYGYTHVAHEGGFDLSHYPAIQSWLGSIAGHPGYIAMA
- a CDS encoding alpha/beta fold hydrolase, which translates into the protein MQLNQIRKGSGNYLVLVHGALTDGAMWLPHMAYLAAHFEVVSISLRHFERPEEGSFGLNSHADDLGKVISALLEEKPVSVVAWSYGADVVLNMLAKQAMPLAKVFLYEPGYPGCVKEEAMGAWLEDANAIFGAVFEHFGHGHLEQAVEALIDGTGNRPGYFQAQPDDVKALQLSKAFTLAQQLHQQEQPQLDPQRVAQIETPIILGHGSATRDMFKLVTRHTAATSERFQLLEAAGQGHMLPQADPEAFSRMVVEALAAPAQEGCKAPI
- a CDS encoding DUF5071 domain-containing protein, with protein sequence MQIVPRHKGDDQACNNLRAAPDEEVILHLDALLECLQDINWPIAGPVSERLACLGVELVEPVFRILKGDDEVWKYWIVSHFLYQVKFEVLARLRFLLHSMRAHPSRAEVEEEVHDVVCALLQNRRHG
- a CDS encoding sugar O-acetyltransferase, yielding MTEQEKMLSGEYYDPSDAELVALRLKARLLTEKLNQTSVSEADERAAIIKTLFGATGSRIQVESTFQCDYGKNIFVGDNFFANFGCVILDVAAVRIGDNCFIAPQVGIYTASHPIDPVERVSGLEFGKPVTIGHNCWIGGHATINPGVTLGDNVVVASGAVVTKSFGDNLVIGGNPATVLKKI
- a CDS encoding NAD(P)H-dependent oxidoreductase, yielding MKCLVVVCHPLQGSLCHYLANQTVAHLAAKGYQVEVLDLYEKGFDPRLTQQERQSYYQGQFDGRALAEELDQLTQAQSLVLIFPTWWFGFPAMLKGWFDRVWAPGHAYHHAADLGAIQPGLGNLKEVKVVTTLGSPWWVDTFVLWRPVKRVLKLALLGACAKGCKLDMLSFYKSESAAPARVERFVQKIKQRF
- a CDS encoding DUF3291 domain-containing protein; translation: MHLAQLNIAKARYSLDAPEIADFVDNLAPINALAEASDGFIWRLKDDSGDATAIEVMGDPDILVNMSVWDSVDALKNFMFRTHHRDFLRRKSEWFHPSAQDTYVLWWVPVGHIPTVEEAMARLEHLRDKGDTAYAFTFKSNFQPGDLVLAQHQAG
- a CDS encoding GNAT family N-acetyltransferase, whose amino-acid sequence is MKAVLQGERVYLRSMTKADAAALFAIYGSEATMAFASDPAFSSLGMVYQMLESVARLESSGESLEWAIVEKARGKLIGTCGLHSFTPSRAECEVGCLLNQAYWGQGLMSEALRLLFGHAKTLGVCRLLADIDAPNHNSIRLFKGLGFEQAGPLYRLVLIDESLAAGQALPGGKAGAEGAGS
- a CDS encoding LysE family translocator; translated protein: MHEYVFILPIMLFLLLGVMSPGPSFLLVAQTAMSRSRTEAMGVAIGMGLGATLFAVVACYGLFALIAMVPWLYALLKVIGGVYLCFLAIKMWKSAGQDTPGRTALSSRAGFLKMLFAGFITQVSNPKTALVFGSAFAAFLPKEVPDYSVLIVSVSALLIDSGWYIIVAMLLSTPGAQAAYGKFKKHLCRLAGGFMAAMGVKLFLTQP
- a CDS encoding DUF5682 family protein, whose protein sequence is MSATVRYFGIRHHGPGSAARLLDALNALQPACVLIEGPADCTDILGQLARAEMQLPVALLAYCQDDPATASYWPFAEFSPEYQACLWAVANGAELRFIDLPVSQQLAMALAAREQDSEDGPEGGEQEAQSPPAADKNPVSEAEQETPLSQDPIAELARLSGYQDGEAWWNDLIEQNADDDAAIFDSVASAMAALRDSAGVRPRDLQREAHMRLEIAQAAKASDGPIAVVCGAWHVPALNEKHKISADKALLKALPKKLAATKVRATWVPWTSPRLASRSGYGAGVDAPQWYQHLWQHRSSGRVLESWLTKTAAALRQQGQVVSTASVIEAVRLSRTLAAVRQRPAAGFEEMREAAIACLCFGEPLQWQGIEDELLLGSQVGAVPPDSPLLPLLEDLEKQKKALRLKAEASSRELSLDLRTEPGLLKSILLHRLTLLDVPWGLQTNAGGSRGTFRERWLLCWQPEFSVRLVENLVYGSTIAQAANACLAEKMQGQSTLAGLTELVQLGLEADLLEATAQGLKLLDSRAAHTDDCSELLAAVPSLVQIQRYGTARQLSASHLDALLQRLVVQASVSLPYACRNLNDEEAGALGRLIEKSHDAIQLAQLDDAINSGWFEALGQVAEHGHSSPALAGLANRLLYFADIKDAASVQAALQVALSPAIATAEAARFFEGFFTGATQQLLYDPSLLETVTHWLSAMDEEAFIAHVPLLRRVFSGLDAMERRRLMDTVLHGRQQGLTLTVNSALGEQWQGHLQRLGKLIQRDKTWTQTPHP
- a CDS encoding DUF4261 domain-containing protein, which produces MALQISMPLCKGMPVISLDSLKEYFSSVWNKDIIFDEDVKDNVFSFNVGDSFVAIGTMGAPFPWSDLEGPCATSILWPSATEDVQSHDHHLIITVIDDNLSEVNTSILLTKVTAALLSVCKEAIGVLWSNASMVVPKDMFIKFAEEVLPHGPPVHIWVDFRVGDGDANLSSGFTSGLDALGLMDIVATETPESVAGLRERLTGLAGYLISNGLVINDGDTIGHDEDELIRVVYGDSEFGHEKQVMLLKYGNEEKKSKFKFW
- a CDS encoding VWA domain-containing protein, with the translated sequence MDANPSPLNDSAENERRWRLVLGTDEPQSALAAQDQRLMQALNALYDGDGSGGGKGRGSLGRSAPKVSRWLGDIREFFPTSVVQVMQRDAFERLGLKQMLLEPEFLAAMEADVHLVADLVSLRSAMPEQTLDTARQVIAKVVAQLMEKLERKTAESVRGAINKSKRTFRPRFNDIDWGRTISANLRHYQQQYQTVIPEKLVGFMRQNRRVVDLDEVILCVDQSGSMATSVVYSAIFAAVMASLPGVRTQLVCFDTAIVDMTDDLADPVSVLFGVQLGGGTDINQAVAYCQAKIERPAKTHLILITDLFEGGNEEELKARVARLIGNDVNVITLLALSDDGRPAYDSQLAADFAAMGSPVFACTPDQFPDLMATALRREDVQAWAAAQDIKTVRADPDALKG
- a CDS encoding DUF1993 family protein; the protein is MSAVKMQSYRDLFLSRLDVLSAVLDMAAGHFKEEQDNILGYRLIEDMLPFGTQIAYTCNQPRNFALWCQGKGMDNLSPEVGTVAQARDIINETKGLLVKAELDDSKLQEIKRVDLADGQYLALSGPEYVEDFLLPNLYFHLVAAYSIMRMKGVPLSKVNYMQYLVPKLQA